In a genomic window of Passer domesticus isolate bPasDom1 chromosome 3, bPasDom1.hap1, whole genome shotgun sequence:
- the LOC135297594 gene encoding cullin-9-like, with product MVNEQHHGTLLVQLGPTLQARPEKLLRQRRGRDERPEYLVRWSVLGSEERAAGGSSACPAESRAESISLWMSAEEVRASCPALLGQRRPEGPRQEKAAGPCSAAVPRDEAALDEASLLEMKADVRSLVRRAGRQLAEAGTPACSVLGTVRVLGAYAGIGSLAGAFREAGALELLTAMLCHREERIRRGAGEMLRALGAQDAGIWCHVLLSLSQQDGIEQHMDFDSRCTLLELFAEITSSAEHCLSFEGIHLPQIPGKQLFVLVKRYLCVTSLLDKLSSGVEQGEEQQGCAVPSPVPEERSRVKQEFEFSMAMANLISELVHVMGWSHRHKAEPLCQRAPRPRPARSIFQHKTPASAAVQKPVLPSNPDPQKKQGCTFLTASDFADSSDYTEYLRANLVRGMRVRLLEDCGDIRAGEEGEFLQSTNNMHTVQVLRQSTGRTYWVRWHILEIIGFGDQWEDPAAQEEEYSVRKSFSQGTVPQPFLCQPLGGLYSLPYLGQRLPRAADTLSRAEWWELLFFVRKLEAQEQKEITCLIQEHQGEQVDEEALVQLSVPAELAQKVLQVLEKRCQGSSLRDLRGSRVYARHFLGRGAEQDGGGSTPESSEGDRSTDPEGTMAKAAEGDLSAAPGPPQGRGVAVKSDSQLFSELLEREGLFLPEVTEEQSQALGSCEGLSESGSLAKVAAVVEVIQSSSSAVGLRLAGLKHILKMLQEEPRSEQQVGTAQGGLGIGSAGEKLVQVSVELLSTEVSEKALVAVTLRLLAVLLAPSYEWRVPFATEGGVRAVLGCMQQHGCSALVQQAGLAALKVLVGAADAEPGGAGGKSLPWNHGDAQMMREIFASIGSASSKGCASLLSSIPAALSTMQRVPGGSSGVQNGLLVVNMLMDGHQGLAEQLASCGLLAVLQSCWRAGQSSGCPQAVLALSAINRLAEHGLPLGPEAAGTELLLDPKGVQMLLGGLDDGVLSKEVVVALERQLCSQGPAPSGQVAQLLQDHSCFRLLLRSLELLGTEKAVSLSILRILNKFLDNYQEDVLPWHECVEPCVSFLITHSSSWEVLQEVVGFLHRLGSASKDCVVVMCHVGTHEALSKALEKHSTVPSLAPALLQLVAECEKYASLYKKLTSSILAGCIQLVLGQIEEHRWSHQPISIPFFDVFLHNLCQGSSMEVKEDKCWEKVQVSSNSHQASKLTDRNPRTYWESNGSTGSHFITVHMQCGVVIRELSMLVASEDSSYMPSRVVVLGGDSPASIRTELNAVTILPSDSRVILLENMSRFWPVIQIRVKRCQQGGIDTRVRGIEVLGPKPTFWPIFREQLCRRTFLSCTARAHAWSQEICRDRGRLLQLFARLNRALQHEQGFANRFLPDDEAARALGRTFWEALVNPLVQSITSPDPDGVSPLAWLLGEYLESVELPRRASGRGAAFGSCVRRLTQLLVHVEPGGPEPEESRAAGGKQGRNKEVPARTAKVVVEKSRGLWGISQCWRGVVQQQVQRFLEAAGQAPDLAERYCRLYRRLRGATEELFGQQAAFVLALGQGFAGALLQLSFLTALHVSEQFARYLDVQIQELRRAAGSTGPLERLQQFLEPFVVFSGLEFAHTFEHFYRHYLGDRLLTQGPSWLEGGIVEQIGLCFPSRFPQDMLSNLAESEELQRQFCLFQLQEQDKRLLELDTGPDEVLGPAAVADVPEVKVLALSPRCWPVSPLCYMDNPGRFFPAVLSSPLDEFADFCRQSQSQLGWECTKPRRLQWTWLGHAELQFGDCILHVSTLQMYILLCFNSAQEVAVEALLQATGLPADLVHHALTPLTHGQGVLVGSCTPGGALRLNQAVLAQSCGRQLRLLPQQRYLRTERAEVSALERKRNVLCCLISRVLKVEKQLHIDNLVFRVIDACQKGQLGPGVRFLSFCCHSVDVLSCILHLLNQGYLRRQEGRPHVLEYISAESTTPLGGQAQMTFQCRPAQASLEEDSRDSLHWRNPGTDSVEEYLMAMLQVPMGHTLSPEEAKLLMNQTVQQVQDTLSIPDDVARHLLMHCRWNVDFLIQCYVENREALLISSGLQVQDVQPPPSPGTHCPVCVNQLCPTEKPPTLCCMHYCCKPCWREYLTTRIEQNMAVNCTCPISECRAQPTTAFIYSIVSSEEIIAKYEKALLRCYVECCSNLTWCTNPQGCDQILLKDGLGYGAACSKCSWISCFNCNFPEAHYPASCSHMSRWVDDDGYYEGMTSEAQSKHLAKLISKHCPNCQAQIEKNEGCLHMTCAKCNHGFCWRCLKPWRPNHKDYYNCSAMVSKAAWQEKRFQDYNERCTFHHHAREFAVSLRNSISSIREKPKIRNLTFVLDACKVLEQARKVLAYCCVYSYYNQDTESMDVVEQQTESLELLTNSLQILLEETLLQYQDLATSLQLLKAVHFHTGLELVRQIKERLFAILWHSTQDFHVGLQTSGDAAQRKLKLANVPASALACTGQKRILLCDSPNTDEGGKEVEDEEYDPQWQEDYDDDDDDLDEDNLMIDNDSDCDSYFDDNDSYRS from the exons ATGGTGAATGAGCAGCACCATGGCACCCTGCTTGTGCAGCTGGGGCCCACACTGCAGGCCcgcccagagaagctgctgcgGCAGCGGCGAGGCCGCGACGAGCGGCCGGAATACCTGGTGCGGTGGAGCGTCCTCGGCTCGGAAGAGAGAGCGGCGGGAGGCAGCAGCGCCTGCCCTGCCGAGAGCAGGGCCGAGAGCATCTCCCTGTGGATGTCTGCAGAAGAGGTGCGCGCCAGCTGCCCGGCGCTGCTGGGCCAGAGGAGGCCGGAGGGGCCGAGGCAGGAGAAGGCGGCCGGTCCCTGCTCCGCGGCCGTCCCGCGGGACGAAGCCGCGCTGGACGAAGCCTCGCTGCTGGAGATGAAGGCCGACGTCAGGAGCCTGGTGCGGCGAGCCGGGCGGCAGCTGGCCGAGGCCGGGACCCCCGCGTGCTCCGTCCTGGGCACGGTGCGCGTGCTGGGCGCCTACGCCGGCATCGGCTCCCTGGCGGGCGCCTTCAGGGAGGCgggagccctggagctgctgacgGCCATGCTGTGCCACCGGGAGGAGCGGATCCGCCGCGGTGCCGGCGAGATGCTGCGCGCTCTGGGCGCTCAGGACGCAG gAATCTGGTGCcatgtgctgctgtccctgagccagcaGGATGGCATTGAGCAGCACATGGACTTTGACAGCCGCTGCACCTTGCTGGAGCTGTTTGCTGAGATCACGTCCTCTGCAGAGCACTGCCTGTCCTTCGAGGGGATTCACCTCCCGCAG ATCCCTGGGAAGCAGCTGTTTGTGCTGGTGAAGCGCTACCTGTGCGTGACTTCTCTGCTGGACAAGCTGAGCAGTGgtgtggagcagggagaggagcagcagggctgtgctgtgcccagccccgtCCCTGAGGAGAGGAGCCGTGTGAAGCAGGAGTTTGAGTTCAGCATGGCCATGGCAAACCTCATCTCGGAGCTGGTGCACGTGATGGGCTGGAGCCACAGGCACAAGGCAGAGCCGCTGTGCCAGCGGGCCCCGCGGCCTCGCCCTGCCCGCTCCATCTTCCAGCACAAGACCCCGGCCAGCGCTGCTGTCCAAAAGCCTGTGTTGCCTTCAAATCCTGATCCTCAGAAAAAGCAGGGCTGTACCTTCCTGACTGCATCAGACTTCGCAGACAGCAGTGACTACACGGAGTACTTGCGGGCAAACCTGGTGCGTGGCATGCGGGTGCGCCTGCTGGAGGACTGTGGTGACATTAGAGCTGGGGAGGAAGGCGAGTTTCTCCAGAGCACGAATAACATGCACACAGTACAG GTTTTACGGCAGTCAACGGGTCGGACCTACTGGGTGCGTTGGCACATTCTGGAGATTATTGGCTTTGGGGACCAGTGGGAAGATCCTGCTGCTCAGGAAGAGGAATACAGTGTGAGAAAGAGCTTCAGCCAAGGCACAG ttCCACAGCCATTCCTGTGCCAGCCCTTGGGGGGGCTGTACTCCCTGCCTTACCTGGGGCAgcggctgcccagggctgcagacACACTGAGCCGTGCCGAGTGGTGGGAGCTGCTCTTCTTTGTGAGGAAGCTGGAAGCACAGGAGCAGAAAGAGATCACCTGTCTCATCCAGGAGCACCAGGGAGAGCAG GTGGATGAAGAAGCCCTGGTGCAGCTGTCGGTGCCTGCGGAGCTGGCCCAGAAGGTGCTGCAGGTCCTGGAGAAGcggtgccagggcagctctctGCGTGACCTGCGTGGCTCCCGTGTCTACGCCAGACACTTCCTGGGGAGGGGGGCAGAGCAGGATGGTGGAGGGAGCACCCCAGAGTCCTCGGAGGGTGACAGGAGCACAGACCCTGAAGGCACGATGGCCAAGGCAGCGGAGGGAGACCtttctgcagccccagggccgcCCCAAGGCCGCGGTGTGGCAGTGAAGTCGGATTCCCAGCTGTTCAGCGAGCTCTTGGAGAGGGAAGGGCTGTTCCTGCCAGAGGTGACGGAGGAGCAGAGCCAAG CGCTGGGCAGCTGCGAGGGGCTGAGCGAGAGCGGCTCGCTGGCCAAGGTTGCAGCTGTGGTGGAGGTgatccagagcagcagctcggCGGTGGGGCTGCGCTTAGCTGGGCTCAAGCACATCCTGAagatgctgcaggaggagcccagGTCGGAGCAGCAAgtcggcacagcccagggcggGCTGGGCATCGGGAGCGCTGG GGAGAAGCTGGTGCAGGTGTcagtggagctgctgagcacGGAGGTGTCGGAGAAGGCGCTGGTGGCGGTGACGCTGCGGCTGCTGGCCGTGCTGCTGGCCCCGAGCTACGAGTGGCGCGTGCCCTTTGCCACGGAGGGCGGCGTGCGGGCCGTGCTGGGCTGCATGCAGCAGCACGGCTGCTCGGCCCTGGTGCAGCAGGCCGGGCTGGCG GCCCTGAAGGTGCTGGTGGGAGCTGCGGACGCTGAGCCGGGAGGCGCCGGCGGGAAGAGCTTGCCCTGGAACCACGGCGACGCGCAGATGATGCGGGAGATCTTTGCCAGCATCGGCTCTGCCTCCAGcaagggctgtgccagcctgctgAGTagcatccctgctgccctgagcaccaTGCAGAGGGTCCCAGG gggctcctcagGGGTGCAGAAcgggctgctggtggtgaacATGCTGATGGACGGGCACCAGGGCCTGGCGGAGCAGCTGGCCAGCTGCGGTCTGCTGgcggtgctgcagagctgctggagggccGGGCAGAGCAGCGGCTgcccccaggcagtgctggccctCAGCGCCATCAATCGGCTGGCAGAGCACGGGCTGCCCCTGGGCCCGGAGGCAGCAG gcacagagctcctgctggaCCCCAAGGGCGTGCAGATGCTGCTGGGTGGCCTGGACGACGGCGTGCTGTCCAAGGAGGTGGTGGTGGCCCTGGAgcggcagctctgcagccaaggCCCTGCTCCCTCTGGCCAGGtggcccagctgctgcaggaccaCAGCTGCTTCAGGCTGCTGCTGCGCAgcttggagctgctggggacagagaaGGCCGTGAGCCTGAGCATCCTCAG GATCCTGAACAAGTTCCTGGACAATTACCAGGAGGATGTGCTGCCCTGGCATGAGTGTGTGGAGCCCTGCGTGTCCTTTCTGatcacccacagcagcagctgggag GTGCTGCAGGAGGTCGTTGGCTTCCTGCAccgcctgggcagtgccagcaagGACTGTGTAGTGGTGATGTGCCACGTGGGCACCCACGAGGCTCTGTCCAAAGCCCTGGAAAAGCACAGCACGGTCCCGTCGCTGGCGccggccctgctgcagctggtggcAGAGTGTGAGAAGTACGCCAGCCTCTACAAGAAGCTGACGAGCAGCATCTTGGCTGGCTGCATCCAG CTGGTCCTGGGCCAGATTGAGGAGCACCGCTGGAGCCACCAGCCCATCAGCATCCCCTTCTTTGATGTCTTCCTGCACAACCTGTGCCAAG GCTCCAGCATGGAGGTGAAGGAGGACAAGTGCTGGGAGAAGGTgcaggtctcttccaactcgcACCAGGCCAGCAAGCTCACGGACAGGAACCCCAGGACCTACTGGGAGTCGAACGGCAGCACCGGCTCCCACTTCATCACTGTGCACATGCAGTGTGGAGTGGtgatcag ggagctgagcaTGCTGGTGGCCAGCGAGGACTCCAGCTATATGCCATCGagggtggtggtgctgggcggggacagccctgccagcaTCAGGACGGAGCTCAACGCG GTGACCATCCTGCCCTCGGACAGCAGAGTGATCCTGCTGGAGAACATGAGCCGCTTCTGGCCCGTCATCCAGATCCGGGTGAAGCGGTGCCAGCAG GGTGGCATTGACACACGTGTGCGTGGCATCGAGGTGCTGGGTCCCAAGCCCACCTTCTGGCCCATCTTCAGGGAGCAGCTGTGCCGGCGGACGTTCCTCTCCTGCACCGCTCGGGCTCACGCCTGGAGCCAGGAGATCTGCCGAGACCGGGGgcggctgctgcagctctttgCCAG ACTGAACCGGGCGCTGCAGCACGAGCAGGGCTTTGCCAACCGCTTCCTTCCCGACGACGAGGCAGCTCGGGCTCTGGGCAGGACGTTCTGGGAGGCCCTGGTGAACCCCTTGGTGCAGAGCATCACCAGCCCAG ACCCCGATGGTGTCAGtcccctggcctggctgctgggtGAGTACCTGGAGAGCGTGGAGCTGCCCCGCCGTGCCTCGGGACGCGGGGCTGCCTTTGGATCCTGCGTGCGGCGCCTGACCCAGCTCCTGGTGCACGTGGAGCCCGGCGGCCCCGAGccagaggagagcagagcagctg GTGGGAAGCAGGGGAGGAACAAGGAGGTGCCGGCCAGGACTGCAAAGGTGGTGGTGGAGAAGTCGAGAGGCCTGTGGGGAATCTCGCAGTGCTGGCGTGGTGTGGTGCAGCAGCAG GTGCAGCGGTTCCTGGAGGCGGCGGGGCAGGCGCCGGACCTTGCGGAGCGCTACTGCCGGCTGTACCGGCGGCTGCGCGGGGCCACGGAGGAGCTCTTCGGGCAGCAGGCCGCCTtcgtgctggccctgggccagggctttgcaggggctttgctgcagctctcCTTCCTGACTGCCCTGCAC GTGAGCGAGCAGTTTGCCCGCTACCTTGACGTGCAGATCCAGGAGCTGCGCAGGGCTGCGGGCAGCACGGGGCCTCTGGAGCGGCTGCAGCAGTTCCTGGAGCCCTTTGTTGTCTTCAGTGGCCTGGAGTTTGCCCACACCTTTGAACACTTCTACAG GCACTACCTGGGGGACCGGCTCCTGACACAAGGGCCATCTTGGCTGGAAGGAGGCATCGTGGAGCAGATCGGGCTGTGCTTCCCCAGCCGCTTTCCCCAAGATATGCTGAGCAACTTGGCCGAGTCGGAGGAGCTCCAGCGGCAGTTCTGCCTcttccagctgcaggagcaggacaagcggctgctggagctggacaCGGGCCCGGACGAG GtgctgggaccagctgcagTGGCAGACGTGCCAGAGGTGAAGGTGCTGGCCCTGTCCCCACGCTGCTGGCCCGTTTCCCCGCTCTGTTACATGGATAACCCTGGGAGGTTTTTCCCGGCAGTGCTGAGCTCCCCACTGGATGAGTTTGCTGACTTCTGCCGGCAGA GccagagccagctgggctgggagtgcacgAAGCCCCGTCGGCTGCAGTGGACGTGGCTGGGCCACGCCGAGCTGCAGTTTGGAGACTGCATCCTGCACGTGTCCACGCTGCAGATGTACATCCTGCTGTGCTTCAACAGCGCCCAG gaggtggctgtggaggcCCTGCTGCAGGCTACGGGGCTCCCTGCTGACCTGGTGCACCACGcgctgaccccactgacccacGGCCAGGGCGTGCTGGTGGGGAGCTGCACTCCAGGGG gtgcACTGCGGCTGAACCAGGCCGTCCTGGCCCAGAGCTGCGGCCGCCAGCTgaggctgctgccccagcagcgcTACCTGCGGACAGAGAGGGCCGAGGTGAGcgccctggagaggaagaggaacGTCCTGTGCTGCCTCATCAGCCGCGTCCTCAAGGTGGAGAAGCAGCTGCACATCGACAACCTGGTGTTCAGG GTGATCGATGCCTGTCAGAAGGgccagctgggcccaggggtGCGGTTCCTGAGCTTCTGCTGCCACAGCGTGGACGTGCTGTCCTGCATCCTGCACCTGCTGAACCAGGGCTATCTGCGCCGCCAGGAGGGGAGGCCTCATGTCCTGGAATACATCTCTGCTGAATCTACAACACCTCTTGGTGGCCAAGCACAGATGACTTTCCAGTGCAGGCCAGCCCAGGCGTCTCTGGAGGAGGACAGCAGAGACAGCCTGCACTG GCGGAATCCTGGCACAGACAGCGTGGAAGAATATCTCATGGCAATGCTGCAGGTGCCAATGGGGCACACGCtcagtccagaggaggcaaagCTGCTCATGAACCAGACAGTACAGCAGGTCCAGGATACTCTGAGCATACCAGATGATGTTGCTCGGCACCTCCTCATGCACTGTAGGTGGAATGTGGATTTCCTGATCCAGTGCTATGTGGAGAACCGTGAGGCCCTGCTCATCTCCTCAGGGCTGCAAGTGCAGGATGTCCAGCCTCCCCCAAGTCCTGGAACCCACTGCCCAGTCTGTGTGAACCAGCTGTGCCCCACTGAGAAGCCACCAACCCTTTGCTGCATGCACTACTGTTGCAAG ccctgttgGAGGGAGTATCTCACGACTCGCATTGAGCAGAACATGGCTGTCAACTGCACCTGTCCAATATCCGAGTGCCGTGCTCAGCCCACCACAGCCTTCATCTACTCCATCGTGTCCTCCGAGGAGATCATAGCCAAG TATGAAAAAGCCCTCCTCAGATGCTATGTTGAGTGTTGCTCCAACCTGACATGGTGCACCAACCCTCAGGGCTGTGATCAGATCCTCCTTAAGGATGGACTTGGTTatggagcagcctgttccaagtGCTCCTGGATATCCTGCTTCAACTGCAACTTCCCAGAG GCCCATTatcctgccagctgcagccacaTGTCTCGGTGGGTGGATGATGATGGATACTATGAGGGAATGACAAGTGAAGCCCAAAGCAAACACCTGGCTAAGCTCATTTCAAAGCACTGCCCAAACTGCCAGGCTCAGATAGAGAAAAATGAGGGGTGCCTGCA TATGACATGTGCAAAGTGCAATCATGGCTTCTGCTGGCGCTGCCTCAAGCCCTGGAGGCCGAATCACAAGGATTATTACAACTGCTCTGCTATG GTGAGTAAAGCAGCTTGGCAGGAGAAGCGTTTCCAGGATTACAATGAGAGATGCACCTTTCATCACCATGCAAGG GAGTTTGCTGTAAGTCTGAGGAACAGCATTTCTTCCATCAGAGAGAAGCCAAAAATTAGGAACTTGACCTTTGTTCTTGATGCCTGCAAAGTACTAGAACAGGCACGGAAG GTGCTGGCCTACTGCTGTGTGTACAGCTACTATAACCAGGACACTGAGAGCATGGATGTTGTGGAACAGCAGACtgagagcctggagctgctcactAATTCTCTGCAGATCCTTCTGG AGGAAACCCTGCTGCAGTACCAGGACCTGGCCACTTCTCTTCAGCTCCTGAAAGCAGTGCACTTCCACACGGGTTTGGAGTTGGTGCGGCAGATCAAGGAGCGTCTCTTTGCAATTCTCTGGCACTCCACACAG GATTTCCATGTTGGGCTCCAGACTTCAGGAGATGCTGCTCAGAGAAAGTTGAAACTTGCAAATGTGCCTGCTTCAGCCCTTGCATGTACAGG GCAAAAGCGCATCCTCCTGTGTGACTCCCCCAACACAGATGAAGGTGGCAAGGAGGTTGAAGATGAGGAGTATGATCCACAGTGGCAGGAAGactatgatgatgatgatgatgacctTGATGAAGACAACCTTATGATTGATAATGATTCAGATTGTGATTCTTATTTTGATGATAACGATAGCTATCGTAGCTAA